From Candidatus Krumholzibacteriia bacterium:
TTTTGCCTTCCTTCGCCATCATGTTGGCCTTGAGGCGCAGGTTGAGCCAGGTCTCCTTGATGGAGATCGACTTGTCGACCCACTGCCGGGCTTCATCGGCAGCAACGTTGTTGTCGAAGGCGAAGCTCGCGCAACGGTATGCCGTCTGATGATCGTCCGCGGCCAGCGAAGCCATGGCGGCGCGGGCGCTCGCGAGCGCGTGCTCGACCGTCTCCACCTGAATCTCGAACGCGACACGCAGCTTCTCCCAGTCGAGCGCCACCGTGGCCTTGTCCACGGCGATGTCCGGGAAGCTGAATTCCATCCACTCGTTGAACGCGTGGGGCTGGGCCTTGACCTGGATCCGGAGCGCGTCCTCCTTCTCGTCGTAGGAGTAGCTCCCCCACTGGTCGGCCTGCTTGTTGAAGATCACGGTCCAGTCGCCCTGGGTGGGGATCGTGTGGAGGCTGTAGGTCCCGGCCGGGAGCGGCTGACCGTTCACCTTCACGTCGGTGGAGAAGGTGATGTCCGTCGCCTCGTTCGCGCCCGTCCGCCACACCTTGTCGTAGGGGACGAGCCCGCCCCAGATCACCCGTCCCTTCACCCCGGGCCGGCTGTACGTGATCGTGACATCGGTGAGCCCCACGGTCTGCATGACCTGGGCCTTCTGGCTCGGGCGCGGCAGCTGGAGTTCGGCGGCGGAGGAAGCGTTGGCAATCAGGGCCGCAGCCACAAGGGCTGCCATTAGCGATAGACGCAGAGATCTCATGGCGTGGAGGTCCTTTCTATTACGGGTCTATTACGGGAAATGAGCGAAAAATCTGGGGGCGGAGCCCGTCGGGCTCCGTTCAGCCTCCGGGGCTTCGATCCTTGTCGGATCTCCGCCCAAGCGGGTGTGATGATAGCCTACGTGGCGCCCCCTGTCAGCAGGAGAACACCCCCGCAAGAATGCCTGCTGAAGCGACGCGCGGCGCCTGTACGCACTGCTCGAGGACGCCAGCAGGTTACGGACCCGCAGGGTGATCCAAGCAAGGGCAACCGCGACGATCAGCGCCTCGGCTGCCAGAATCCATGTGAGAGCCGCCCCTTCCTACTTCGTCTTGTTGAACATATAACGAGCGATCTTCCATGCACCATCGATTTTCTCAAAGACGAACAGCTCTCGATTCTCTTCTGGCACGGTCTGACCATTCTCGCGAATCAGGGTCGTGCCTTTGGAACTCGTCGTAGCAAAGGCGACGTTTCTGTCGACGACAATCTCATCGATGTAGAATTCGATATTCAACTGGATCTGCGAAAAGATGAACTCGTAGGACTTTAGAATTTCTTCGGAGCCGATCGCCGAAGGGGCCCCCGTCGGCATGAAAACCCCGTCCCTTGCGTACAGGCTCTGAGCCAGGGCCGCGTTCGAAGTATTGAGCGACGTCTTGTATTCGGCCAGGAGTTGCTCGATCGCCTGCTTGTGTTGCTTTTCCATAGTTCCCATCTCCTTTGTCAGATCGGTTATTGCCCGCATCCACTCGCGGTACTCGACTGCCATCTGGATCTAATCTTCACTACACGCTTCCTCGCCCGAATCAGTCCTCCCAGCGGACGTAGAGCAGGGCTGTGCGGACGTGATCCTCAGTGAACACGTCGACTCCGGCGAGGCGATCCATCCAGCGCTGCTCGATCTCCTCCGTCGCTTTGGCCGTCACCTCGTCAAGGAATGTCTTAAAGAGGAGGAATTTGTTGTCGAAGCCGCCAATCTCCTGGCCCGCTGCAGTGAAGACGGCCATGAGGTTCGTGTCCGCGTGAACGCGTTTGACCGTTTCATAAACGTCTCTCGTGAACTCGCGGGTCGTCTCCACGTCGGCTCTGTTCCCGATGTGAGTCAAGTGACCGCCGACGAAAACGTCGAAGTCGTAGTCAAGCAGAACGTCGAAGATTTGGAGATACTCGTGGAAGTTGGACGTGATGTCGAAGCCCATGAAGGGGCAGTATCCCGGTGCCAACGTGTCGATCGCCATGAGGAAGCGCGCGCGTGGTATGTAGACGATGACGTCTCCCTCGTCCGAATGGTAGTTCGCCTCCCGGAGCTCGATGCGCGTTCCCCCTTGATCGAGCACCAACTGATCATCGAATGTCCTAGTTGGTACTAAGCGGTCTGGATCGTTCTTCTCGACGAGAAAGTCGGCAACGCCCTTCAACGCGACGATCTCGAGTCCTTGCACGTTGGCGAAAGCCGCGGAACCGCCGATGTGATCGTTGTGGGCGTGGGAATACACCAGCGTCGTGATGGGCTGGCTGGTCACCGCCGCTATCTCCGTTGGAATCTTGGTGGCGTATGACTCGGGCGCATCGAAAACGATTACTCCCCCGTCGGTAACCACGAAAGCCGATTGCCAGACTCCGTCGGTAACCACGAATACGCCGTCCGCAACCTGTCTAGTCGTGACCCCCTTGCTGGGATCGATGCCCCAGGCCCGTTCCAGCATTGACCGCAGCACGGGTGCGTAATCCGTCAAAGCACGCCCGGCGGTACGAGCTGTCGATTGCGCCCGGCTTTGCGCCACACTCAACGTGGCACCCAGGAACAGCGCGGCCGTAACGATCATCACTTGTGCAATTTGGAACGTCCTCATGTCTCTTGTCCTT
This genomic window contains:
- a CDS encoding nuclear transport factor 2 family protein, which encodes MAVEYREWMRAITDLTKEMGTMEKQHKQAIEQLLAEYKTSLNTSNAALAQSLYARDGVFMPTGAPSAIGSEEILKSYEFIFSQIQLNIEFYIDEIVVDRNVAFATTSSKGTTLIRENGQTVPEENRELFVFEKIDGAWKIARYMFNKTK
- a CDS encoding MBL fold metallo-hydrolase, with amino-acid sequence MRTFQIAQVMIVTAALFLGATLSVAQSRAQSTARTAGRALTDYAPVLRSMLERAWGIDPSKGVTTRQVADGVFVVTDGVWQSAFVVTDGGVIVFDAPESYATKIPTEIAAVTSQPITTLVYSHAHNDHIGGSAAFANVQGLEIVALKGVADFLVEKNDPDRLVPTRTFDDQLVLDQGGTRIELREANYHSDEGDVIVYIPRARFLMAIDTLAPGYCPFMGFDITSNFHEYLQIFDVLLDYDFDVFVGGHLTHIGNRADVETTREFTRDVYETVKRVHADTNLMAVFTAAGQEIGGFDNKFLLFKTFLDEVTAKATEEIEQRWMDRLAGVDVFTEDHVRTALLYVRWED
- a CDS encoding DUF2911 domain-containing protein, with the translated sequence MRSLRLSLMAALVAAALIANASSAAELQLPRPSQKAQVMQTVGLTDVTITYSRPGVKGRVIWGGLVPYDKVWRTGANEATDITFSTDVKVNGQPLPAGTYSLHTIPTQGDWTVIFNKQADQWGSYSYDEKEDALRIQVKAQPHAFNEWMEFSFPDIAVDKATVALDWEKLRVAFEIQVETVEHALASARAAMASLAADDHQTAYRCASFAFDNNVAADEARQWVDKSISIKETWLNLRLKANMMAKEGK